The Coleofasciculaceae cyanobacterium genome has a segment encoding these proteins:
- a CDS encoding acetyltransferase → MLLKSKEDDALVEIAEVIDLIDPFKEEVMVQVQEGQNEQPPEPVKKSDLVFPSGENLPQCWIDSNYKSKSK, encoded by the coding sequence ATGCTATTAAAAAGCAAAGAAGACGATGCATTGGTGGAAATTGCTGAAGTCATCGATTTAATCGATCCTTTTAAAGAAGAAGTAATGGTACAAGTTCAAGAAGGACAGAACGAACAGCCTCCCGAACCAGTTAAGAAATCCGATCTAGTTTTTCCTTCGGGCGAAAATCTTCCCCAATGCTGGATAGATAGTAACTATAAATCTAAATCTAAATAG
- a CDS encoding fatty acid desaturase, producing the protein MSPINLSLPMVNRPNSISLNTQTNSWVSMAIAITIIVLWAVSLIGLLKLDLDHLPWLLIIAAMWLRAFLHTGLFIIIHDAIHGVVCQNKQINSLMGYLTSFLYAILPYQTLAKNHRLHHNHPASEQDPDFYAANPYNFLIWYGNFMKDYQKGKQFWILFWGMSIIFWILIFFHISIANIFLFWVIPIVISSLQLFTFGTFLPHRPRKEGYSDRHRAKSSNYSDLFSFLTCYHFGYHWEHHQYPYLPWYKLPRSRKTISNDWHAQVTSR; encoded by the coding sequence ATGTCACCAATTAATCTTAGTTTACCTATGGTCAATCGACCTAACTCAATCTCATTAAATACTCAAACTAATTCTTGGGTAAGCATGGCGATCGCTATTACGATTATAGTTCTGTGGGCAGTAAGTTTGATCGGATTATTGAAGCTAGATCTCGATCATTTGCCGTGGCTACTAATTATTGCAGCAATGTGGTTGAGAGCCTTTTTGCATACAGGATTATTTATCATCATTCATGATGCGATCCACGGTGTAGTTTGCCAAAATAAGCAGATCAATAGTTTGATGGGCTATTTAACTTCGTTTTTATATGCCATCTTACCTTATCAAACACTAGCTAAAAATCATCGGCTACACCATAATCATCCTGCTAGTGAACAAGATCCAGATTTTTATGCAGCCAATCCGTATAACTTTCTAATTTGGTACGGTAATTTTATGAAAGATTACCAAAAGGGAAAGCAATTTTGGATTTTGTTTTGGGGTATGTCAATTATCTTTTGGATCTTAATTTTCTTTCATATTTCTATTGCTAACATCTTCTTATTTTGGGTAATTCCGATTGTTATTAGTTCACTACAGCTATTTACTTTTGGCACATTTTTACCCCACCGCCCGAGAAAAGAAGGATATAGCGATCGCCATCGAGCTAAAAGCAGTAATTATTCAGACTTGTTTTCTTTTCTTACCTGTTACCACTTTGGTTATCATTGGGAACATCATCAATATCCCTATCTCCCCTGGTATAAATTACCTCGATCCCGTAAAACAATAAGCAATGATTGGCACGCTCAAGTCACATCGAGATAA
- the secD gene encoding protein translocase subunit SecD — MQKQRAYVILILALIAAAIAILTTIPPQLGLDLRGGAQLTIQVNPTQEQPDVQPTLDDVEAVQRVLENRINEFGVSETTVQTIGENKILIQLPGESQPEEAERRLKGTAKLEFKQQKPGTEGELRAESQVKQQKALELAILSRNELKSQNQEKLAQAQASLQKSNQAIAALFESVGLTGTNLTDARAQPDASGNRWEVAINFNDAGGKRFAELTKNLAGTGRSIGIFLDNELISSPVVGPEFAATGISGGRAVITGNFDLEGAKDLAIQIKGGSLPFPVAVVENRTVGATLGQDSIRRSIIAGVIGLVLVLIFMVVYYRLPGIIADVALIVYALLTMACYALVGVTLTLPGIAGFLLSIGMAVDANVLIFERTREELRAGKTLYRSVESGFFRAFSSILDSNVTTAIACLALLWLGSGLVKGFAITLLIGVLVSMFTAITCSRTLMLLVVLGNSKVRQKPELFCPNINVSNQ; from the coding sequence ATGCAGAAACAAAGAGCGTATGTTATTTTAATTTTGGCATTGATCGCAGCAGCGATCGCCATCCTCACGACGATTCCCCCGCAGCTAGGACTAGATCTTAGAGGAGGAGCGCAATTGACTATTCAGGTCAACCCTACTCAAGAACAGCCTGATGTTCAGCCAACTCTTGACGACGTTGAGGCGGTACAGCGCGTATTAGAAAATCGGATTAATGAATTTGGTGTTTCAGAAACCACAGTTCAAACCATCGGCGAAAATAAAATCTTGATTCAGCTACCAGGAGAAAGCCAACCCGAAGAAGCTGAAAGACGTTTAAAAGGAACGGCAAAATTAGAGTTTAAGCAACAAAAGCCAGGTACGGAAGGCGAGTTGAGAGCCGAATCTCAGGTTAAACAGCAAAAAGCATTAGAACTAGCTATTTTAAGTCGGAACGAGCTAAAGTCACAAAATCAAGAAAAATTAGCCCAAGCTCAAGCATCTCTGCAAAAATCCAATCAGGCGATCGCAGCCTTGTTTGAATCTGTCGGTTTAACTGGGACAAATTTGACTGATGCACGTGCCCAGCCCGACGCTTCCGGCAACCGTTGGGAAGTAGCAATTAATTTTAATGATGCTGGCGGAAAAAGATTTGCCGAGCTAACCAAAAATTTGGCGGGGACTGGTCGTAGTATTGGTATTTTCCTCGATAATGAACTGATTAGTTCTCCCGTAGTTGGCCCAGAATTTGCCGCTACAGGGATCTCAGGCGGTCGAGCTGTAATTACAGGTAACTTTGATTTAGAAGGGGCAAAAGACCTAGCAATTCAGATCAAAGGCGGTTCACTACCCTTCCCTGTTGCTGTAGTCGAAAACCGTACTGTCGGAGCAACTTTGGGTCAAGATAGCATTCGACGCAGTATTATTGCTGGCGTTATTGGCTTGGTATTGGTCTTAATCTTCATGGTGGTTTACTATCGCCTACCAGGAATTATTGCCGATGTTGCATTAATTGTCTATGCCTTACTTACTATGGCTTGTTACGCTTTAGTAGGAGTTACTTTAACTCTTCCTGGAATTGCTGGTTTTCTGCTGAGTATTGGGATGGCGGTAGATGCCAACGTGTTGATCTTTGAGCGCACTAGAGAAGAATTGCGGGCAGGTAAAACTCTCTATCGCTCAGTGGAATCAGGTTTCTTTCGCGCCTTTTCCAGTATTTTGGATAGTAATGTAACCACCGCGATCGCCTGCCTCGCTTTATTATGGCTTGGTTCGGGTCTGGTTAAAGGTTTTGCCATCACTCTTTTAATCGGCGTATTAGTTAGTATGTTTACTGCCATTACCTGTAGCCGTACTCTAATGCTATTGGTAGTGCTGGGCAACTCGAAGGTAAGACAAAAACCAGAATTATTCTGTCCTAATATAAATGTCAGTAATCAGTAA
- a CDS encoding BON domain-containing protein, with amino-acid sequence MNKLTLFLLSGTLLLAGVGCDVARTSGDAPTSVEDGAQVENPAEVEETNEDASNEVRQDQLNADIRAREQRNKVLGDEQVRADSDLESEVRAKLEANIFRSQLTVEAENGNVVVAGTVPSQEEYETIVPLAKEIKGVKEVTTTEVKVVPANES; translated from the coding sequence ATGAACAAACTAACATTATTCTTATTAAGCGGTACATTACTTTTGGCTGGAGTCGGTTGCGATGTAGCTAGAACTAGTGGTGATGCCCCTACTTCCGTTGAAGATGGTGCTCAAGTTGAAAACCCGGCTGAAGTTGAAGAAACTAATGAAGATGCTAGTAACGAAGTTCGTCAAGACCAGTTGAATGCAGACATTCGTGCTAGAGAACAACGCAACAAAGTTTTAGGAGACGAACAGGTAAGAGCCGATTCGGATCTAGAAAGCGAAGTTCGAGCTAAACTAGAGGCGAATATTTTTCGCTCTCAACTAACTGTCGAAGCCGAAAACGGTAATGTAGTAGTCGCGGGTACAGTTCCTAGTCAGGAAGAATACGAAACCATTGTGCCTTTGGCAAAGGAGATCAAAGGAGTTAAAGAGGTAACTACAACAGAAGTAAAAGTTGTACCTGCTAACGAATCCTAG
- a CDS encoding cytochrome b N-terminal domain-containing protein encodes MNSLKYNFILRRSATVLSVVILTLAIIAAISGILIGFYYEPEAGNAYKSLVTIVTDVPNGTLIYGLHHWAGNGIIVVSLVQLIVMFLGRQFRRSWLTAWISGIVLTLSTIGLGWTAMILSWTQLGFWRLKVELGTIAAIPLVGETIKNILTGGGGVNTSTIVRFYTLHGYILSVVALALSVIHLVALVIQEQESKGLILQQLETLLAPISSPKQNAQAKNVTN; translated from the coding sequence ATGAATTCTCTTAAATACAACTTCATCTTACGGCGAAGCGCAACTGTCCTATCCGTCGTAATTTTGACCCTGGCAATTATTGCAGCTATCTCGGGCATATTAATTGGCTTTTATTATGAACCAGAGGCGGGGAATGCCTATAAGTCTCTTGTCACAATTGTTACAGACGTACCCAATGGAACGCTAATCTATGGACTACATCACTGGGCAGGAAACGGAATTATTGTAGTTTCTTTGGTTCAGCTAATAGTCATGTTTCTAGGCAGACAATTTAGACGTAGTTGGCTTACTGCCTGGATTAGCGGAATCGTTTTAACCTTGTCTACTATCGGTTTAGGCTGGACAGCAATGATTCTTTCTTGGACTCAGCTAGGCTTCTGGCGTTTAAAAGTTGAATTAGGAACGATCGCCGCCATTCCCCTAGTCGGAGAAACAATTAAAAATATTCTTACTGGTGGTGGTGGGGTTAATACCAGCACAATTGTGCGTTTTTACACCCTGCATGGCTATATTCTATCCGTAGTAGCGCTCGCTTTATCAGTAATTCACTTAGTAGCTTTGGTTATTCAAGAACAAGAATCCAAAGGTTTAATCCTTCAGCAGTTAGAAACATTGCTTGCACCCATATCTTCTCCAAAGCAAAATGCTCAAGCAAAAAATGTCACCAATTAA
- a CDS encoding chlorophyll a/b-binding protein: MQAQTPEPKLGFTRFAELWNGRLAMIGFVSAIVVEIATGQGILGQLGIM, encoded by the coding sequence ATGCAAGCTCAAACACCAGAACCAAAACTAGGATTTACTCGATTTGCTGAACTATGGAATGGTCGTCTAGCGATGATTGGATTTGTCTCTGCCATTGTGGTAGAAATTGCTACTGGACAAGGCATTCTTGGGCAATTGGGTATTATGTAA
- a CDS encoding SDR family NAD(P)-dependent oxidoreductase: MDFGIQGKVAVITGGDSGIGKATAKLLAAEGVKIALLNRTVDKLKSTAEEIGKISEVLTVTADLKNVDEIKAAKQQILDRFGAVHILVNCAGITGATKEFLELTDEDWLETIDVDFMGAVRVCRAFIPIMQQEGWGRIILIGSEDAVQPYTDEMPYCAAKAGILNLTKNLSKAYAKDGILINSVSPAYIASPMTDAMMEKRSQEKGMSFDEAIETFLDEKRPHLELHRRGKAEEVAAVIAFLCSQHSSFVVGANYRVDGGSVATVG; encoded by the coding sequence ATGGATTTTGGGATTCAAGGAAAAGTAGCTGTCATTACCGGCGGAGACTCAGGAATAGGAAAAGCCACCGCTAAGTTACTTGCAGCTGAGGGAGTAAAAATTGCGCTGTTGAATAGAACCGTAGACAAACTAAAATCTACCGCCGAAGAAATCGGTAAAATTAGTGAAGTATTAACAGTTACAGCAGATTTAAAAAATGTTGATGAGATTAAAGCAGCAAAGCAGCAAATCTTGGATCGCTTTGGTGCAGTTCACATTTTGGTTAATTGTGCTGGCATCACTGGGGCAACTAAAGAGTTTTTAGAGTTAACCGATGAAGACTGGCTAGAAACTATTGATGTTGATTTCATGGGTGCGGTACGAGTCTGTCGGGCTTTTATTCCGATTATGCAGCAGGAAGGCTGGGGCCGAATTATTCTAATTGGTTCTGAAGATGCAGTGCAACCATACACCGATGAAATGCCATACTGTGCAGCTAAAGCAGGAATACTCAACCTAACTAAAAACCTCTCAAAAGCTTACGCTAAAGATGGTATCTTAATCAACTCTGTTTCTCCTGCCTATATTGCCAGTCCCATGACTGACGCGATGATGGAAAAGCGATCGCAAGAAAAAGGCATGAGTTTTGACGAGGCGATCGAAACTTTTCTCGATGAAAAGCGTCCTCATCTAGAACTACATCGCCGAGGTAAAGCAGAAGAAGTGGCTGCGGTAATTGCTTTTCTTTGCTCTCAGCATTCCAGCTTTGTTGTCGGTGCAAATTATCGAGTAGATGGTGGTTCAGTAGCCACGGTGGGCTAG
- the secF gene encoding protein translocase subunit SecF produces the protein MKFSVTKQRGLWWAISGTAILGSIAAMIFSLTSINAPLRPGIDFIGGTRIQIARDCSVTGNCDRPIDAAQVREVLAAQGLSNSTIQLLGDDQQILSVRTENLDGDRRSELLNSLSEAIGTFDRQTAQIDSVGPTVGEELFVSGILALLVAFFGIIVYLSIRFQFDYALFAIAALLHDVLITAGVFSLLGLIAGVEVDSLFLVALLTIVGFSVNDTVVIYDRIRENLAANPEQTMNQVVDSAVIQTLGRSINTTLTTLLPLIGIFLFGGQTLKFFALALIVGFTIGAYSSIFVASTLLAWWRNKKGKKAILSDLPASE, from the coding sequence ATGAAATTTAGTGTTACTAAACAGCGAGGCTTGTGGTGGGCTATTTCGGGAACGGCGATTCTTGGCAGTATTGCCGCCATGATTTTCTCTTTGACCAGCATAAACGCACCGCTTCGCCCAGGTATTGACTTTATTGGCGGTACTCGCATTCAAATCGCCAGAGATTGTTCGGTAACAGGTAACTGCGATCGACCTATAGACGCGGCTCAGGTACGAGAAGTCTTAGCAGCACAAGGATTAAGCAACAGTACGATTCAGCTATTAGGAGATGACCAACAAATCCTTTCAGTGCGAACCGAAAATTTAGACGGCGATCGCCGTAGCGAATTACTTAATTCTCTCAGTGAGGCGATCGGCACATTTGATCGCCAAACCGCACAAATTGATTCTGTAGGACCAACCGTTGGTGAAGAACTTTTTGTTTCAGGCATCTTAGCCTTATTGGTGGCATTTTTTGGCATCATTGTCTATCTAAGTATTCGCTTCCAGTTTGATTACGCCCTGTTTGCGATCGCTGCTTTGCTTCATGATGTGCTAATCACCGCAGGGGTATTTTCTCTGCTTGGTCTGATTGCTGGTGTAGAAGTAGACAGTTTGTTTTTGGTGGCGCTGCTGACCATTGTTGGTTTCTCAGTTAACGACACTGTCGTAATTTATGACCGCATTCGGGAAAATTTGGCTGCCAATCCAGAGCAAACAATGAATCAGGTAGTTGATAGTGCCGTAATTCAAACTTTAGGGCGATCGATCAACACCACTTTGACTACTTTGCTACCACTAATCGGTATTTTTCTGTTTGGAGGACAAACACTTAAGTTCTTTGCGCTGGCTTTGATTGTGGGTTTCACTATAGGTGCATACTCTAGTATCTTTGTTGCCAGTACTCTGCTAGCCTGGTGGAGAAATAAAAAAGGTAAAAAGGCGATCTTGTCTGACCTGCCAGCATCGGAATAA